GGATACCGGCAGACCGTTTCCGGCTACCGGATACTTCGCATAGGCCGTTTGGCGGTGCATCGGCTTGACGTAATAGATCATCGTCGGAATGCCTTCGGCCTTCAATGCGGCGGCGACCTTGTCGCGATCGGCGTTCGGCAAACGAATCGTGTATTGCGCCCAGACCGAGACGAGATCCTTCGGCACGCGCGGGACGATGCACAAATCTTCCAGCGCGGCCGAATAACGCGCGGCTACCTTGTTGCGCGCGTCGATTTCGGCCGGGAACACGGCGAGCTTCTCGAGCAGCACCGCGGCCTGCATCGTATCAAGGCGCGCGTTCAACCCGATACGCACATTGTCGTATTTGTCGCTGCCTTGGCCATGCACGCGCAGCGAACGCAGCACGTCCATCAGCTTGGCGTCGTTGGTGAACACCGCCCCGCCATCGCCGTAGCAACCCAACGGCTTCGCGGGAAAGAACGACGTCGCCGCGAAATCGCCGATGCCGCCGGTCGTGCGGCCCTTATAAGTGCCGCCGAAACCTTGCGCCGTATCGGCGAAGACCCACAGATCGTTCGCCCGCGCGATTTTCTCGATCGCGTCGTAATCGGCCGGCAGGCCGAACAGATCGACGGGAATCACGCCCTTGGGCTTCAAGCCCAAACGCCGCGCCGTGTCGATCCCCGCTTCGAGACTGGCGGGATCCATGTTGAACGTGTCAGGCAGGCAATCGACGAAGATCGGCGTGGCGCCGACCCACGCGACGACCT
The DNA window shown above is from Alphaproteobacteria bacterium and carries:
- a CDS encoding DegT/DnrJ/EryC1/StrS aminotransferase family protein, with translation MSNAPAIDFIDLKAQRKHIGARMEEAILKVVRHGKYIMGPEVAELEAELGAFCGSKYVLSCANGTDALGIVLMAKEVGPGDAILVPSFTFAATGEVVAWVGATPIFVDCLPDTFNMDPASLEAGIDTARRLGLKPKGVIPVDLFGLPADYDAIEKIARANDLWVFADTAQGFGGTYKGRTTGGIGDFAATSFFPAKPLGCYGDGGAVFTNDAKLMDVLRSLRVHGQGSDKYDNVRIGLNARLDTMQAAVLLEKLAVFPAEIDARNKVAARYSAALEDLCIVPRVPKDLVSVWAQYTIRLPNADRDKVAAALKAEGIPTMIYYVKPMHRQTAYAKYPVAGNGLPVSDRLAGEVLSLPMHAYLDEATQDRIVAALRRAIPAARR